The following are from one region of the Rosistilla carotiformis genome:
- the clpB gene encoding ATP-dependent chaperone ClpB, with protein MAFRFDKLTHKSQEAVGQAQGEATEAGNPEITPLHLLASMLSTGQGIVRPMLQKIGVDIDQLNGMLASELERLPKSSGGRQAGVSPELQKVFEAAARRAETMKDEFVSSEHLLLAMTDTDGKAKNLLKLVGVGTDDVLSALKEVRGSARVTDQNAEDSYQALEKYGIDLVQLALQGKLDPVIGRDAEIRRVIQVLSRRTKNNPVLIGQPGVGKTAIAEGLALRIVEGDVPTSLKDKRVISLDMGALVAGAKFRGDFEERLKSVLREVKESAGSVILFIDELHLVVGAGKAEGSADAANLLKPELARGALRCIGATTLDEYRQHIEKDAALERRFQPVFVGEPNVEDTIAILRGLKPRYEAHHGVRITDSALVAAATLSHRYIADRFLPDKAIDLVDEAASRLAMEKESVPEPIDEVQRRLRQLELAARQLEREEDASAKSRLNEVNAEMQQQKAELASLREQWEAEKLGLDDVQSIRKQIDQVDHEFRTLDGEIRRKQSSGEAVTEAEYQQLYELDKRRTDLTARAEKQAETQSQGAVSADDPSHGARRLLRQDVTDEEIAEVVSAWTGIPVHRMLETERAKLLVMEERLHQQVVGQDAAVTAVANAVRRSRSGLQDPHRPIGSFLFLGPTGVGKTELCKALARIMFDDPNAMVRLDMSEFMERHSVSRLIGAPPGYVGYEEGGKLTEAVRRRPYCVILLDEMEKAHPDVFNVLLQVLDDGRLTDGQGRTVDFANTVIAMTSNVGSQAIQKIAMDGGSDAELEASVQESLKARFLPEFLNRIDDTIVFHPLQLDQIRKIVRIQLEGLSSRLEANEIGLEVTDAAVEAIADRGFDPTYGARPLKREIQRSLENRLATELLRNQYAAGSTVRVDFKNGDYTFEMIPANAAVAAD; from the coding sequence TTGCCTAAGAGTTCCGGAGGACGTCAGGCCGGTGTTTCCCCCGAACTGCAAAAGGTCTTCGAGGCCGCTGCGCGACGCGCCGAGACGATGAAGGACGAATTCGTCAGTAGCGAGCATCTGCTGTTGGCGATGACCGATACCGACGGCAAGGCAAAGAACCTCTTGAAATTGGTCGGCGTTGGGACGGACGACGTGCTTTCGGCGCTGAAAGAAGTGCGGGGCAGCGCGCGGGTCACCGACCAGAACGCCGAAGACAGTTACCAAGCATTAGAAAAATATGGCATCGACCTCGTGCAATTGGCCCTGCAGGGCAAATTGGATCCGGTGATCGGTCGCGACGCAGAGATCCGACGCGTGATCCAGGTGTTGTCGCGACGCACGAAGAACAATCCCGTGCTGATCGGTCAACCGGGGGTTGGGAAAACAGCGATCGCTGAAGGGCTAGCGCTTCGAATTGTCGAAGGCGATGTTCCGACCAGTTTAAAAGACAAGCGGGTGATCTCGTTGGACATGGGCGCACTGGTTGCCGGGGCGAAGTTTCGCGGCGATTTTGAAGAGCGTCTGAAGTCGGTTTTGCGTGAGGTCAAAGAGAGCGCCGGCAGTGTGATCCTGTTCATCGACGAACTGCATCTGGTGGTTGGTGCCGGTAAAGCGGAAGGATCTGCCGATGCCGCAAACCTATTGAAGCCGGAATTGGCTCGCGGTGCCTTGCGCTGCATCGGGGCGACGACGTTAGACGAATACCGTCAGCACATCGAAAAGGACGCGGCGTTGGAACGACGTTTCCAGCCTGTGTTTGTGGGCGAACCGAACGTCGAAGATACGATTGCCATTCTGCGCGGGCTGAAGCCGCGATATGAAGCCCACCATGGCGTCCGCATTACGGATTCCGCGTTGGTCGCGGCGGCAACGTTGTCGCATCGCTATATCGCCGATCGCTTCCTTCCCGACAAGGCGATCGATCTGGTCGACGAGGCGGCCAGTCGCTTGGCGATGGAAAAGGAAAGCGTTCCCGAACCGATAGACGAAGTTCAGCGAAGGCTGCGTCAGTTGGAACTGGCAGCACGTCAACTCGAACGCGAAGAAGATGCCTCGGCAAAATCGCGGTTGAATGAAGTGAATGCCGAAATGCAGCAGCAGAAGGCGGAACTGGCTTCGCTTCGCGAACAATGGGAAGCCGAAAAGTTGGGACTTGATGATGTGCAAAGCATTCGCAAGCAGATCGATCAGGTGGATCATGAATTCCGAACTTTGGATGGTGAGATTCGCCGCAAACAATCCAGCGGCGAAGCGGTTACGGAAGCCGAGTACCAACAGTTGTATGAACTGGATAAACGCCGTACCGATTTGACAGCGCGGGCCGAAAAGCAAGCCGAGACACAGTCGCAAGGTGCCGTTAGCGCCGACGATCCGTCGCATGGGGCTCGACGCTTGTTGCGACAGGATGTGACCGATGAAGAAATCGCGGAAGTCGTCAGCGCCTGGACAGGGATTCCGGTCCATCGCATGCTGGAGACCGAGCGGGCGAAATTGTTGGTCATGGAAGAGCGTTTGCATCAGCAGGTCGTTGGCCAGGATGCCGCCGTCACCGCAGTGGCCAATGCCGTCCGTCGCAGTCGCAGTGGATTGCAAGATCCGCATCGGCCGATCGGATCGTTCCTGTTCCTGGGGCCAACGGGCGTCGGCAAAACCGAATTGTGCAAGGCGCTCGCGCGGATCATGTTCGACGATCCCAATGCGATGGTTCGCTTGGATATGAGCGAGTTCATGGAACGGCACAGTGTCAGCCGATTGATCGGGGCGCCTCCCGGATATGTCGGATACGAAGAGGGTGGCAAGTTGACCGAAGCGGTTCGTCGGCGCCCGTATTGCGTGATCCTTTTGGACGAGATGGAGAAGGCGCATCCCGATGTCTTCAACGTCTTGTTGCAAGTGCTTGACGATGGTCGGTTGACCGATGGCCAAGGTCGGACCGTTGATTTTGCGAATACCGTGATCGCAATGACAAGCAATGTCGGAAGCCAAGCGATTCAAAAAATCGCTATGGACGGTGGCTCGGATGCGGAATTGGAAGCGTCGGTTCAGGAATCGTTGAAGGCTCGGTTTTTGCCAGAGTTTTTGAATCGAATCGATGACACGATCGTGTTCCACCCGTTGCAGTTGGATCAGATTCGGAAGATCGTGCGGATCCAGCTGGAAGGGCTATCTTCGCGGTTGGAGGCCAATGAGATCGGCTTGGAAGTTACCGATGCGGCGGTCGAAGCGATTGCCGATCGAGGCTTCGATCCAACCTATGGTGCGCGTCCGTTGAAGCGGGAGATCCAACGGAGTCTGGAGAATCGGTTAGCGACCGAGCTGTTGCGGAATCAGTATGCGGCCGGATCGACGGTCCGCGTCGACTTTAAAAACGGCGACTACACGTTTGAAATGATCCCTGCAAACGCAGCCGTCGCGGCGGACTAG
- the pilM gene encoding type IV pilus assembly protein PilM, with protein sequence MASNASVWGIEVGQTALKALRCEIVGGEVVANAFDYIEYPKILSHPEADPEELVRDALKQFLERNETRGFRVAVSVPGQSGLSKFFKPPPVEAKKVGDIVRYEARQQIPFDLDDVVWDFQMMPGSTIEEGYALETEVGLFAMKRDQVYKQLKPFDVAELEVDLIQLAPIAMYNMLAYDRMNDRLEANDFDVENPPSSTVMVSLGTDSTDLIISNGFRVWQRSMPLGGNHFTRQLTKDLKMTFAKAEHLKRNTRDADDPKLIIQTMRPVFNDLVTEIQRSIGFFQSIHKEATIDKLLLTGNTVKLPGLGPYLGKNLGYTLEVLDGFKRLQGSEVLMSPVFKENQYTFGVCYGLCLQALGLGPIETTLVPKEILTDRIIRAKKPWALACAAALMAGFVGHYLFVQRDWSVVRQERWASAISQSSQPQSYATTHKSTDNDYISKLAYLKNVGQELSGNGERRLIWIEFLTMLDGLMPHHPDYQSPSQYPSPLELPYSKRPDIYIDSIETQYFDDLSEWYTETIAERYRIEMRNWFRITRRDKATEEQEAKFLEELTALTGPEGPGWVVEMKGFHYYNDIIGEEGGNHVRKYLTEKFLNGSVNIPLTDSNNAITPETFTTKEMGISFPLLLSDPGLQEVKIPNPEYEGPATGQAGGMMPGGPQTNTNVFGEVEVVPPKGQAAAEDGTKQPPSFDAKKYAVTFQFCWQPKSRTVRLQLRAEAAAEAAALAEEEAAAMESEESANEI encoded by the coding sequence ATGGCCAGCAATGCGAGTGTATGGGGTATCGAAGTTGGACAGACAGCTTTAAAGGCCCTACGCTGCGAAATCGTCGGGGGCGAAGTTGTCGCCAACGCGTTCGACTACATCGAATACCCGAAGATCTTAAGCCACCCCGAAGCCGATCCCGAAGAGCTGGTCCGCGATGCGCTCAAGCAGTTTTTAGAACGCAATGAAACCCGAGGCTTTCGGGTGGCCGTCAGCGTTCCCGGCCAGAGCGGTCTTTCCAAGTTTTTTAAGCCACCACCCGTCGAAGCCAAAAAGGTCGGCGACATCGTCCGTTACGAGGCGCGTCAACAGATCCCGTTTGACCTGGATGACGTTGTCTGGGATTTCCAGATGATGCCCGGTAGCACGATCGAAGAAGGCTATGCACTGGAGACCGAGGTGGGGCTGTTCGCGATGAAACGCGATCAGGTCTACAAACAACTGAAGCCCTTCGACGTTGCCGAATTGGAAGTCGATCTGATCCAATTGGCGCCGATCGCGATGTACAACATGCTCGCCTACGATCGCATGAACGATCGTCTGGAGGCGAACGATTTTGATGTCGAGAATCCGCCGTCGTCGACCGTCATGGTTTCTTTGGGAACCGATTCGACCGACCTGATCATCAGTAACGGCTTTCGAGTTTGGCAGCGCAGCATGCCGCTGGGTGGTAACCACTTCACGCGCCAGCTGACCAAAGATCTGAAGATGACGTTCGCCAAGGCGGAACATCTGAAACGGAACACGCGCGACGCCGACGATCCGAAGCTGATCATCCAAACGATGCGGCCGGTCTTCAACGACCTGGTCACCGAGATCCAACGCTCGATCGGCTTCTTTCAATCGATTCACAAAGAAGCGACGATCGACAAGCTGTTGCTGACCGGCAATACGGTCAAGCTGCCGGGGCTGGGGCCCTATCTGGGCAAAAACCTCGGCTACACCTTGGAAGTGCTCGATGGCTTCAAGCGACTGCAAGGTTCCGAAGTGCTCATGTCGCCGGTCTTCAAAGAAAACCAATATACCTTTGGCGTTTGTTATGGGCTGTGCCTGCAAGCGCTAGGCCTGGGCCCCATCGAAACAACGTTGGTCCCCAAGGAAATCCTGACCGATCGGATCATCCGCGCCAAAAAACCGTGGGCGTTGGCCTGTGCGGCGGCGCTGATGGCCGGTTTCGTTGGGCACTATCTGTTTGTGCAACGCGACTGGTCGGTCGTACGGCAAGAGCGCTGGGCGTCGGCGATCTCTCAATCGTCGCAGCCTCAATCGTATGCAACGACGCACAAAAGTACCGACAACGATTACATTAGCAAATTGGCATACCTGAAGAACGTCGGCCAAGAGCTCTCCGGCAATGGAGAGCGACGGCTGATTTGGATCGAATTCCTGACGATGCTCGATGGCTTGATGCCGCATCACCCCGATTATCAATCGCCCTCGCAATACCCCAGTCCGCTGGAATTGCCTTATTCAAAGCGCCCCGATATCTACATCGATTCGATCGAAACGCAATACTTCGACGATCTGTCGGAATGGTACACCGAAACGATCGCCGAACGATATCGCATCGAAATGAGGAACTGGTTCCGGATCACGCGCCGCGACAAAGCGACCGAAGAACAAGAAGCCAAGTTCTTGGAAGAGTTGACCGCGTTGACCGGTCCTGAAGGTCCCGGTTGGGTCGTGGAAATGAAAGGCTTCCACTACTACAACGACATCATCGGTGAAGAGGGTGGTAACCATGTTCGGAAGTACCTTACCGAAAAATTCCTAAACGGCTCGGTTAACATTCCGTTGACCGATTCGAACAACGCGATCACGCCCGAAACCTTCACGACAAAAGAGATGGGGATTTCGTTTCCGTTGTTGTTAAGTGATCCCGGGTTGCAAGAAGTCAAAATCCCCAACCCCGAATACGAAGGTCCAGCGACAGGACAGGCCGGTGGCATGATGCCCGGTGGTCCGCAAACAAACACCAACGTGTTTGGTGAGGTGGAGGTTGTGCCGCCGAAGGGCCAAGCCGCCGCCGAAGATGGAACGAAACAACCGCCATCTTTTGACGCAAAAAAATACGCGGTGACGTTTCAGTTCTGCTGGCAGCCCAAATCGCGAACGGTACGATTGCAGTTGCGAGCCGAAGCGGCAGCCGAAGCGGCCGCGTTGGCTGAAGAAGAAGCGGCCGCAATGGAATCCGAAGAGTCCGCAAACGAAATCTAA
- a CDS encoding mercuric reductase has protein sequence MTAPLIQLQPHDEHNQALEANVHPQRWTNPTPTRPYQLVVVGAGTAGLVTAAGAAGLGARVALVERELMGGDCLNVGCVPSKGVIRAARVAAAVRDAEPFGVEVPRGVAFDFGKAMQRMRRLRAQISPNDSAQRFAEMGIDVYFGKASFVDDGTIGVTASDGSAVQLNYKKAVIAAGARASAPPIPGLDSVPYLTNENLFSLTELPKRLGVIGSGPIGSEMAQAFARFGSEVFLLERSDKLLPREDPDAAAVVQKHFEKDGVQMLFGSKDLQVRPADDGAICVQMVQEGTTREVVVDQLLVAVGRAPNTAGLNLEAVDVNHDQSGIEVDDFLQTTNPRIFAAGDICSKYKFTHAADFQARIVIQNALFSIGPFGKKRASGLTIPWATYTSPEVAHVGMYEHDAKSAGIEIDTYTQHFADVDRAILEGQEDGFVKVHTRRGTDKIVGATIVAENAGDMISEITLAMTAGLGLSKIGGTIHPYPTQAEAIRKLGDQYSRTRLTPLSKKILDILRRMNVGS, from the coding sequence ATGACCGCTCCACTGATCCAGCTGCAGCCACACGACGAACACAACCAAGCCCTCGAGGCAAATGTTCACCCTCAGCGATGGACCAATCCGACTCCAACGCGGCCATATCAATTGGTGGTTGTCGGTGCGGGAACCGCGGGTTTGGTGACCGCTGCAGGCGCGGCGGGGTTGGGAGCCCGCGTTGCATTGGTCGAACGGGAGTTGATGGGAGGCGATTGCTTGAACGTCGGCTGTGTCCCATCCAAAGGCGTGATCCGAGCGGCGCGCGTAGCCGCAGCCGTTCGCGATGCGGAACCCTTCGGAGTGGAGGTACCTCGGGGCGTTGCATTTGATTTCGGAAAAGCGATGCAGCGGATGCGACGACTGAGAGCGCAGATCAGCCCCAACGATTCGGCTCAACGTTTTGCTGAGATGGGTATCGATGTCTACTTTGGCAAGGCGAGCTTTGTCGATGACGGGACCATCGGAGTAACGGCCTCCGACGGATCGGCGGTCCAACTGAATTACAAGAAGGCGGTGATCGCAGCGGGTGCCCGCGCCTCGGCACCTCCCATTCCGGGACTCGACAGCGTCCCCTACCTAACCAACGAAAACCTGTTTTCGTTGACAGAGCTTCCGAAGCGGTTGGGGGTGATCGGCAGCGGACCGATCGGTAGCGAAATGGCGCAGGCGTTTGCAAGGTTTGGTAGCGAAGTATTCCTATTGGAACGCAGTGACAAGCTGCTGCCGCGCGAAGATCCCGATGCGGCAGCTGTCGTGCAAAAGCACTTCGAAAAAGATGGCGTGCAAATGCTGTTCGGATCCAAAGACCTGCAGGTCCGTCCCGCCGACGACGGTGCGATCTGCGTCCAGATGGTTCAAGAAGGCACCACGCGGGAGGTTGTTGTGGATCAATTGTTGGTCGCCGTCGGAAGAGCGCCCAACACCGCGGGACTCAACCTGGAAGCGGTTGACGTGAACCACGACCAATCGGGGATCGAGGTCGATGACTTCCTTCAGACCACCAATCCACGGATCTTCGCCGCCGGCGACATCTGTTCCAAATACAAGTTCACGCACGCCGCCGACTTCCAGGCCCGGATCGTGATCCAAAACGCGTTGTTTTCGATCGGGCCGTTTGGGAAAAAGCGAGCCAGCGGACTAACGATCCCGTGGGCAACCTATACCTCGCCTGAAGTCGCTCATGTAGGGATGTACGAACACGACGCGAAGAGTGCCGGAATAGAGATCGATACCTATACCCAGCACTTCGCCGATGTCGACCGCGCGATCCTCGAAGGGCAAGAGGATGGTTTTGTGAAGGTTCACACCCGTCGAGGGACCGACAAGATCGTTGGGGCCACGATCGTCGCGGAGAACGCGGGAGACATGATCTCCGAGATCACGCTCGCGATGACCGCTGGGCTGGGACTGAGCAAGATCGGAGGCACGATCCACCCCTATCCCACGCAGGCTGAAGCAATCCGCAAGCTTGGCGATCAATACAGTCGCACGCGGCTGACGCCGTTGAGCAAAAAGATCCTCGACATCCTGCGACGAATGAACGTCGGCAGCTGA
- a CDS encoding TVP38/TMEM64 family protein: MTTDSEPQDAPKTSGIGVKIGLLVLVVATIAIAYTQFGDLLSLENLAKQEAQLRAFQTDHPVLVYGAAFLVYVAVAGLSLPGAAVLTLVYGWYFGLARGVVLVSFASTAGATVAFLLSRFLFRDSIQKRFGKRLENFNQSFEREGPFFLFTLRLIPAVPFFVINAVMGLTPIRVGTFWWVSQLGMFAATVVYVYAGASVPNLQTLADNGIGAVFSPRQLSQIVFAFVLLGLFPLIVRFAMKFIHRGTPQHAIDSQAE, encoded by the coding sequence ATGACGACCGACAGTGAACCGCAGGACGCCCCCAAAACGTCTGGAATTGGCGTCAAGATCGGACTGCTGGTGCTCGTCGTCGCTACCATCGCGATCGCCTACACGCAGTTTGGCGATCTCTTGAGCTTGGAAAACCTGGCGAAACAAGAAGCTCAGTTGAGAGCGTTCCAAACCGACCATCCGGTGCTCGTCTATGGAGCTGCGTTTCTGGTTTACGTTGCCGTGGCTGGACTTTCTCTGCCCGGAGCGGCCGTGCTGACGCTTGTTTATGGATGGTATTTCGGTCTCGCCCGCGGCGTTGTCTTGGTCAGCTTTGCATCGACAGCGGGCGCGACCGTGGCGTTTCTGTTGAGCCGTTTTCTGTTTCGTGATTCGATTCAGAAGCGATTTGGCAAACGCCTGGAGAACTTCAACCAGTCTTTTGAACGGGAAGGTCCGTTCTTCTTATTCACGCTGCGGTTAATCCCGGCGGTCCCATTTTTTGTCATCAATGCGGTGATGGGGCTGACTCCTATCCGCGTCGGAACCTTTTGGTGGGTCAGCCAGCTGGGGATGTTCGCCGCAACGGTGGTTTATGTTTACGCCGGAGCCAGCGTTCCCAACCTTCAGACCTTGGCCGACAACGGAATCGGCGCGGTCTTTTCGCCTCGCCAGTTGTCGCAGATTGTGTTTGCATTTGTGCTGCTGGGACTCTTCCCACTGATCGTTCGATTTGCGATGAAGTTCATCCATCGTGGCACTCCGCAACATGCAATCGATTCGCAAGCCGAATGA
- a CDS encoding DUF547 domain-containing protein: MIRKLTTLGLVTFLTFAASLSTALAGSAVYVGTRVAQARQVSIDKIDHAAWDALTRKYVDTDGMVNYRGLKASAADMQALASYLQTLSTANPSLPASSDATLAFWINAYNAVTVHGILREYPTTSIRNHTAKLWGYNIWKDLQLYVGGKPYSLDQIEHEVLRKKGEPRIHFAIVCASIGCPRLLNEAYVADRLQEQLQLNAKDFFARSQNFRFDPANRRVQLSSILDWFGEDFGGDQAAQLKRIAEWLPSQAAQAAARQNAVSISYLDYNWNLNSQ, translated from the coding sequence ATGATTCGAAAACTGACCACGCTCGGCCTCGTTACATTTTTGACCTTCGCGGCGAGCCTCTCGACGGCATTGGCGGGATCGGCGGTTTACGTCGGTACGCGCGTCGCCCAAGCCCGTCAGGTTTCAATCGACAAGATTGACCATGCTGCCTGGGATGCATTAACTCGCAAATATGTCGACACCGACGGTATGGTGAACTATCGCGGCTTGAAGGCGTCCGCTGCCGACATGCAAGCATTGGCGAGCTATCTGCAGACGCTATCGACAGCAAACCCCAGTCTGCCCGCTTCATCGGACGCGACGCTCGCGTTTTGGATTAACGCCTACAATGCAGTCACGGTGCACGGCATCTTGCGGGAATATCCAACGACCAGCATCCGCAACCACACCGCCAAGTTGTGGGGATACAACATCTGGAAAGACCTACAACTGTACGTCGGCGGCAAGCCCTATTCGTTGGACCAGATCGAACACGAGGTCCTCCGCAAGAAAGGCGAACCACGCATCCATTTTGCCATCGTCTGTGCTTCGATCGGTTGTCCCCGCCTTTTAAACGAAGCGTATGTCGCCGATCGGTTGCAGGAACAGTTGCAGCTGAACGCGAAGGACTTCTTCGCGCGTTCGCAAAACTTCCGCTTTGATCCCGCCAACCGACGCGTGCAGTTATCGTCGATACTCGATTGGTTCGGAGAGGATTTTGGCGGCGATCAAGCGGCTCAATTGAAGCGAATCGCCGAGTGGTTGCCGTCGCAAGCGGCGCAGGCCGCGGCGCGACAGAATGCGGTCTCGATCAGCTATCTCGATTACAACTGGAACCTTAATTCACAATAA
- the ygfZ gene encoding CAF17-like 4Fe-4S cluster assembly/insertion protein YgfZ, whose amino-acid sequence MTTQYEAFTAGRACVRIDDLCVVEMTGEDRITVLNNLTTNDFKRLEVDHGWETFITDVRGRAIGHVCGFNESQRMLMLGCGSQGETLASHIDRYIIREDAVITDRSEAYVGWLISGHQSPAIEGFTPAEAPRLACGRFTIGDADASWFQLPWTSGQDCLVLASADAAEAVAKWFNEQGFNVVDGHVLEAARIAAGWPRFGIDCSDANLPQEVDRNEQTISFTKGCYLGQETIARLDALGQVQKKLVQMQISGEAVPVTGTKLIEADKPCGEIRSAIASPTDGQVIAIGYVRRKWFDAGSQLQVADSDQTATVL is encoded by the coding sequence ATGACGACCCAATACGAAGCGTTTACCGCGGGCCGCGCGTGCGTGCGGATCGACGACCTGTGCGTCGTAGAAATGACCGGCGAAGATCGCATCACCGTCCTGAACAACTTGACCACCAACGACTTTAAACGTTTGGAAGTCGACCACGGTTGGGAGACCTTCATCACCGATGTCCGCGGCCGCGCGATCGGTCACGTCTGCGGATTCAACGAATCCCAACGGATGCTGATGTTAGGATGCGGATCGCAGGGAGAAACCTTGGCGTCGCATATCGATCGCTACATCATCCGCGAAGACGCGGTGATCACCGATCGCAGCGAAGCGTATGTCGGTTGGTTGATCAGCGGCCATCAATCGCCAGCGATCGAAGGCTTCACGCCCGCCGAAGCACCTCGTCTGGCATGCGGCCGGTTCACGATAGGTGATGCCGACGCATCGTGGTTCCAATTGCCATGGACCAGCGGGCAGGATTGTCTGGTTCTCGCCAGCGCCGACGCTGCCGAAGCGGTTGCAAAATGGTTTAACGAACAAGGTTTTAACGTCGTCGATGGCCATGTCTTGGAAGCGGCGCGGATCGCCGCCGGTTGGCCTCGCTTTGGCATCGATTGCAGCGACGCCAATTTGCCCCAAGAAGTCGACCGCAACGAGCAAACGATCAGCTTCACCAAAGGCTGCTACCTCGGCCAGGAAACGATCGCCCGCTTGGACGCTTTGGGTCAGGTACAAAAGAAGCTGGTGCAGATGCAGATCAGTGGCGAAGCGGTTCCGGTGACGGGAACCAAGTTGATCGAAGCGGACAAGCCGTGCGGCGAGATCCGATCGGCGATCGCATCGCCAACCGATGGCCAAGTGATCGCCATCGGTTACGTCCGTCGCAAGTGGTTCGACGCCGGATCGCAGCTGCAAGTCGCCGATTCGGATCAAACCGCGACCGTGCTTTAA
- a CDS encoding lactate racemase domain-containing protein, which produces MSTPEPHRFWQDGPLAIRSDCGAEVLTLAPVDLQALPDPRRSIRDALQHAEDYPPIHQAIVPGDRITVVVDPNLPSLFDCVAGVLDAIASDANGEIEVVLGEDASEATLQRLTEVVGNQATVHRHDPDDQATLGYLAASESADPIYLNRMILEADFVIPLTIARPDGALDPRCEAGGVFPQFADRRSQQRVRDAQFFGRPSEAAPHTARQQADEAAWLLGIQMVVEVLPTVDALAAEIVAGTPGGVRRKLTASIESSWQRSAPNPPSLVIACIDGDDQQQNWNNVARALHVAKGLVEVGGAIAICCDLTETPGPALRRLASDASYEDLQKATRKDLTREGMIANILLRAREESRIVVASGLPREALEEMGLGAIQTREQLQNLVDQYSHTVVVRAAQFCVATVGEPDEI; this is translated from the coding sequence ATGTCTACCCCGGAACCTCACAGATTCTGGCAGGATGGCCCGCTAGCAATCCGCAGCGACTGCGGCGCGGAGGTGCTGACGCTAGCTCCTGTCGATTTGCAAGCGTTGCCCGATCCGCGGCGTTCGATCCGCGACGCGCTGCAGCACGCCGAGGATTACCCGCCAATTCATCAAGCGATCGTGCCGGGAGACCGAATTACGGTGGTTGTCGATCCGAACCTGCCCAGCCTTTTCGATTGTGTCGCCGGCGTTTTGGACGCGATCGCTTCGGACGCAAACGGCGAGATCGAAGTGGTCCTGGGGGAGGATGCTAGCGAAGCGACGCTGCAGCGGTTGACCGAAGTCGTTGGCAACCAAGCGACCGTCCATCGGCACGATCCCGACGATCAAGCGACCTTGGGCTATCTGGCCGCTTCCGAATCGGCCGACCCGATCTATCTGAACCGCATGATCCTGGAAGCCGACTTTGTCATTCCGCTGACGATTGCCCGCCCCGATGGAGCACTGGACCCTCGCTGCGAAGCGGGAGGCGTGTTTCCTCAATTTGCCGACCGCCGCAGCCAACAGCGAGTGCGAGACGCTCAATTCTTCGGGCGTCCCTCGGAAGCTGCGCCGCACACCGCTCGGCAGCAGGCCGACGAAGCGGCTTGGTTGCTGGGGATCCAGATGGTCGTCGAGGTCTTGCCAACCGTCGACGCTCTGGCGGCGGAGATCGTCGCGGGAACACCGGGCGGCGTCCGGCGGAAACTGACCGCGTCGATCGAATCGTCCTGGCAACGCTCGGCTCCCAATCCTCCTTCGCTGGTCATCGCCTGTATCGATGGGGACGACCAACAGCAGAACTGGAACAACGTCGCCCGGGCGTTGCATGTCGCCAAGGGGCTGGTCGAAGTTGGCGGCGCGATCGCGATCTGCTGCGATCTGACCGAAACTCCCGGTCCGGCGCTCCGTCGCCTGGCGTCGGATGCTTCGTACGAAGATCTGCAGAAAGCAACTCGCAAGGATCTCACCCGCGAGGGAATGATCGCCAACATACTGTTGCGAGCACGCGAGGAATCGCGGATCGTCGTGGCCAGCGGGCTGCCTCGCGAAGCGTTGGAGGAGATGGGATTGGGAGCGATCCAAACTCGTGAGCAGCTGCAAAACCTGGTCGACCAATATTCACACACCGTCGTCGTACGAGCCGCGCAATTTTGTGTCGCGACCGTGGGCGAACCCGACGAAATCTAA